The Microterricola viridarii genome segment CCTGTCCATCACGGCGCTCGTCGGTGTCTCGCCGTCCACCAGCAGAAGCTCGGCCCGGTCGCCGACGGCGAGGCCCTGCCGGCTGCCCAGCCCGGTCACGCGCGGGGCGTCGTGGCTCATGATGCTGGCCCCGCCGAGCGTGGCGACGGCGAGGGCGAGCTCAATGTGCTCGTCGCGGCGGAATCCGTTGGTGAACGCCAGTTGCCAGGTGCGGTCGAGCATGTCGCAGTTGCCGTAGGGGCTCCAGTAGTCGCGCTGGCCGTCCTCGCCCAGCCCGACACGCACGCCGGCCTCGACCAGCTGCAGCAGCGAGAGCGGGCGCCGGGCGGCCGGGGCGACGGTGGCCATTGCGATGTCGAGCTCGGCGAACTCCTCGATCAGCCGGCGGCTGACGGCCTCGGAAACCGAGCCGAGCTCGTAGGCGTGCGAGAGCGTCACCTTGCCCTGCATACCGAGTGCGCGGGTGCGCTCCAGGATCAGCTCGGTGCTGAACACGCCCAGCTCGCCGGGCTCGTGCAGGTGGATGTCGACCTCGACCTGGTATTTCTCGGCGAGGCCGAAGACGATGTCGAGGTGTTTCGCCGGGTCGCGGTCGAGCTGGCTGGGGTCGATGCCGCCCATCACGTCGGCGCCCTGCCGCAGCGACTCCTCGAGTACCTCGACGGTGCCGGGTTCGCGCAGGATGCCGGCCTGCGGGAACGTCATGATCTGCACGTCGGCCTGCTCGGCGAAGGCCTCCTTCGCGGCGAGCACCGCGTCGAACTTCTCCAGGCCGCAGTCCACGTCGACCTGCGCGTAGCTGCGCACCCGGGTGGTGCCGTTGGCGATCATCCGTTCCAGCGTGCCGGCCACCCGCTCGGGCAGACCGATCTCGGCGTCGCGCCAGTTGTTCCTGTCATTCAGCATCATCCCCCAGACCCCGGGGCTGCCGGTGTGCTCGCGGAACGGCAGCCCGATCCGCGTCGAGTCGAGGTGCACGTGCACGTCGCTGAACGCGGGCAGCAGCAGACGGCCGCGGCCCTCGACGGCATCCGGCGCGGCTGCGCCCTGCGGGTCGTGGGCGCGCACGCCAGTGATCACGCCGTCGGCGATCTCGACGTCGGCTGCGGGGCCACCCCACGGGCGGGCGTTGCGAATGAGCATGCTGGTTGTCCTTCCCGGGCCGGATGCCGGCGACCGCACCGGCCCGCGCGGTTCTCGGTGGCCGCGCATCAGCCTTATGGTATCCCAAATGGCTGAGTAGCCACCCGGCAAGTCGACGGTTGCTGGCGGGCTTGCGGCGGTGCTGATATCTTGGGATACCACGAGTGGACTGTGCCCGTTCCGGCTGGTCCCCGACGCGCGAGGAGACGCCATGGAGCAGCAGCCGAGCAGCACACCCTCGGCCGCCACCGGCGCCCACGGCGAGGCTCGCCCGGAGGGCGTGTACCGCGCGCTGCTTCGCTCGATCATCGCCGGCGACGCGGCGCCGGGCAGCCGGCTCAAGGAGCGCGAGCTCTCCGAGCGCTACGCGGTCTCCCGTATCCCCATCCGTCAGGCGCTGCAGCGCCTCGAGTCCGAGGGCTTTGTGCTGGCAGAGCCGCGCCGCGGCGCCGTCGTCAAGCCGATGACCCGGCACGACGTCGAGGAGCTTTTCGACGCGCGGCTCTGCATCGAGCCGTTCGCGACGAGGCACGCGGCGCTGCGGCTGGCCGCCGGCATCGAGTCAGCGGATCGCCTGACCGCGATCCTTGCCGAGGCCCGGTCGCGGTTCGCCGACGGCGACGATGTCGAGGGCATCTCCTCGAACCTGGGCTTCCACGCCGAGGTCGTGCGGCTCTCGGGCAACGGCCTACTGGTGCGCAGCCTCCAGCCGATGCTCGGCCGAATGGAGTGGGTCTTCCGCCTCACCCACGGCGCCCGGGAGGGCGAGCAGGCCGGGGAACACCAGCAGCTCTACGAGGCGCTGCTCCAGGGCAATGCCGAACTCGCCGCCGCTCAGGCGTACGCGCACATTGAGCGCGGGCGCGTGCCAACGCTCGCCGCGCTCGCGCCGTTTCTCACGCGGTGACGGCACCCGAACAGCCAGCCACCGACCCCTGAGCGCTGGGCTCGAAGCCGAAGCGCCACTACGCAGAACGGTCGAGCAGCAGCCCGACGCGCTCGGCGAGATAGCCGGCGAAGGGGCGCAACGCGTCATCCGGCGCCGTGGGGCTCCACCGCACCAGCGCGCTGTCGTCGCGCAGAACGAGCGCGCCGACGGAAGAGCGCAGCACTTCGGCATCCAGCAGAATTGGCTCCGCGTCGAAGTTCACGGTCTCGCCCCGTTCGAACGGCCCGCGGAAGGCCGCCGCCCGGAAGCCGCGGCGCTCCTCCGCCGAGACCGACTGGTAGCCCGGATGCCGCGGGTCCACCGCCCGGGTGGTGTGCCCGGTCGCGTACAGCGTGCCGTCGGTGCCGAGCAGGAACACGCCGAGCCGCCACACGCGGCCAATCGGCACCATCTGCGCCTCGCGGGTGAACAGCAGGGCGCGGCGCCGGGGCGGTTCAAAGCGCGCGAGGGCCTCGGTGGCGGCATCCGCCCGTCTCAAGCTCTGCACCGCTTCGGCGAGCGCCCGCCCGATCACGGCCAGCACCTCAGCCCTGTCGTCGCCGGGTTGCGCGTTGCTGCCCTGGCCTGTCTTGCCCTGCTCACTCACGCTCAGAAGTCTAGAACGCGCGTCGGCAACGGGGGCTAGCGCCGGGGGCCAGGGTCTCGGCCATACTGGGCCCATGGGATCAGCGTTGACCACCATCGGATTGCCCGTCGCCCTCGGCATCATCATGTTCGGGCTGGGCTTGAGCCTGACCGCCGGCGACTTCTCGCGGGTCGCGAAGCAGCCGAAGGCGGTGTTCATCGCCCTCGTCTGCCAACTGCTGATCCTGCCGTTCGTATGCTTCGGCCTGGTTCTGGCGTTCCAGCTCCCGCCGGTGCAGGCGGTGGGCATGCTGTTGCTCGCCGCCGCGCCGGGCGGCACGACCGCGAACCTCTACAGCCACCTGTTCCGCGGCGACGTGGCCCTGAACATCTCGCTCACCGCGCTCAACTCGGTGATCGCGGTCATCACGCT includes the following:
- a CDS encoding amidohydrolase family protein, with product MLIRNARPWGGPAADVEIADGVITGVRAHDPQGAAAPDAVEGRGRLLLPAFSDVHVHLDSTRIGLPFREHTGSPGVWGMMLNDRNNWRDAEIGLPERVAGTLERMIANGTTRVRSYAQVDVDCGLEKFDAVLAAKEAFAEQADVQIMTFPQAGILREPGTVEVLEESLRQGADVMGGIDPSQLDRDPAKHLDIVFGLAEKYQVEVDIHLHEPGELGVFSTELILERTRALGMQGKVTLSHAYELGSVSEAVSRRLIEEFAELDIAMATVAPAARRPLSLLQLVEAGVRVGLGEDGQRDYWSPYGNCDMLDRTWQLAFTNGFRRDEHIELALAVATLGGASIMSHDAPRVTGLGSRQGLAVGDRAELLLVDGETPTSAVMDRGVDRTVIHNGRVVADGLRVVGR
- a CDS encoding GntR family transcriptional regulator, coding for MEQQPSSTPSAATGAHGEARPEGVYRALLRSIIAGDAAPGSRLKERELSERYAVSRIPIRQALQRLESEGFVLAEPRRGAVVKPMTRHDVEELFDARLCIEPFATRHAALRLAAGIESADRLTAILAEARSRFADGDDVEGISSNLGFHAEVVRLSGNGLLVRSLQPMLGRMEWVFRLTHGAREGEQAGEHQQLYEALLQGNAELAAAQAYAHIERGRVPTLAALAPFLTR